A genomic region of Roseateles amylovorans contains the following coding sequences:
- a CDS encoding hybrid sensor histidine kinase/response regulator, with amino-acid sequence MSDTTGSTGPSGVPGAPDPAGSPGMMGSDGHSTESTGSTGPTAPAAAAAHSASSAARAAAGAGAAAVWAASGTSGPSATAGNAPAGLTAGPGEPAGAAAPLEILLLEDSAFDAELLQASLDHTHPRARVTWVKDEAGLLGALETQRFDLILSDYQLAGFNGAEALTLAQLHAPGTPFIFVSGVIGEENTVELLKRGATDYVMKGRLTRLSVAIDRALREVRQREAQRLVEAQLREADALYARVVDSLQEYAVILLDTEGRIRDWNQAASSIFGHTLDEVRGRSAELLLTPEDRAAGVLDRQLAEALTQGSARDDRWLMRQNGGRLRAEGAVTPLYSVSGEATGFSKIIRDITPAFEAREALRLAKEEAERASELKDQFLAVLSHELRSPLSAITGWADILNNFSDAHPLLGKASTVIRRNAQLQARMINDLLDMSAVVAGKLRLQTAPLDLANLASETVLGSLHEAQGKGVALNCHADGTVWINGDVERLSQVIANLVGNAIKFTDRGGRVNVEVHVDGTEAVLRVSDTGRGISPAFLPYVFDRLRQEDGSFTRKAGGLGLGLAIARAIAELHQGQISAHSPGPGCGACFELRLPVLEDCALPPPPATGTMALSDDSLAGVRVLLVDDEEDAREVGQVALSRLGAKVRVAGSAAEALAVLNDERFDLLVSDIGMPDMDGRSLIREVRRMPGGSAADLPAVALTAFAMVSDRQEGLAAGFQGYVAKPIELGTLTRAIREALDGRTC; translated from the coding sequence ATGAGTGACACCACCGGCTCGACCGGGCCGTCCGGCGTGCCCGGCGCGCCCGATCCGGCGGGAAGCCCCGGCATGATGGGCTCAGACGGCCACTCGACCGAATCGACGGGATCGACTGGACCGACCGCGCCCGCAGCCGCCGCGGCCCACAGCGCCTCCAGCGCCGCACGTGCCGCCGCAGGCGCCGGGGCGGCTGCGGTCTGGGCCGCCTCCGGGACTTCGGGCCCCTCCGCCACGGCGGGCAACGCACCGGCGGGCCTCACTGCGGGCCCGGGCGAGCCTGCGGGCGCTGCCGCGCCGCTGGAGATCCTGCTGCTGGAAGACTCGGCCTTCGATGCCGAACTGCTGCAGGCCTCGCTGGACCACACCCATCCGCGTGCCCGGGTCACCTGGGTGAAGGATGAGGCCGGCCTGCTGGGGGCGCTCGAGACGCAACGCTTCGACCTGATCCTGTCGGACTATCAACTGGCCGGCTTCAACGGCGCCGAAGCGCTGACGCTGGCCCAATTGCATGCGCCGGGCACGCCTTTCATCTTCGTCTCCGGCGTGATCGGCGAGGAAAACACGGTGGAGCTGCTCAAGCGCGGCGCCACCGACTATGTGATGAAGGGCCGACTGACGCGCCTGTCGGTGGCCATCGACCGCGCACTGCGCGAGGTGCGTCAGCGCGAAGCCCAGCGGCTGGTGGAAGCCCAGTTGCGCGAGGCCGATGCGCTGTATGCGCGCGTGGTGGACTCGCTGCAGGAATATGCGGTGATCCTGCTGGACACCGAGGGCCGCATCCGCGACTGGAACCAGGCGGCGAGCAGCATCTTCGGCCACACGCTGGACGAGGTGCGCGGGCGCTCGGCCGAGCTGCTGCTCACGCCCGAGGATCGCGCCGCCGGTGTACTGGATCGCCAGCTGGCCGAGGCGCTCACCCAGGGCTCCGCCCGCGATGATCGCTGGCTGATGCGGCAGAACGGCGGCCGGCTGCGGGCCGAAGGCGCGGTCACGCCGCTCTACAGCGTCTCCGGCGAGGCCACCGGCTTCTCCAAGATCATCCGTGACATCACCCCGGCCTTCGAAGCGCGCGAGGCCCTGCGTCTGGCCAAGGAAGAGGCCGAGCGGGCCAGCGAGCTCAAGGACCAGTTCCTCGCCGTGCTCTCGCATGAGCTGAGGTCGCCGCTGAGCGCCATCACCGGCTGGGCCGACATCCTCAACAACTTCTCGGACGCCCATCCGCTGCTGGGCAAGGCCTCCACCGTGATCCGGCGCAATGCGCAATTGCAGGCGCGCATGATCAACGACCTGTTGGACATGAGCGCGGTCGTCGCCGGCAAGCTGCGTCTGCAGACGGCCCCGCTGGACCTGGCCAATCTGGCTTCGGAGACGGTGCTGGGCTCGCTGCATGAGGCCCAGGGCAAAGGCGTGGCCCTGAATTGCCATGCGGACGGCACGGTCTGGATCAACGGCGACGTGGAGCGGCTCTCCCAGGTCATCGCCAACCTGGTCGGCAATGCGATCAAGTTCACCGACCGGGGCGGCCGAGTGAATGTGGAGGTCCATGTCGACGGTACCGAAGCGGTGCTTCGGGTGAGCGACACCGGCCGCGGCATCTCTCCCGCCTTCCTCCCCTATGTGTTCGACCGGCTGCGGCAGGAGGACGGTTCGTTCACCCGCAAGGCTGGCGGTCTCGGCCTGGGCCTGGCCATTGCGCGGGCCATTGCGGAGCTGCATCAGGGTCAGATCAGCGCCCACAGCCCGGGGCCGGGCTGTGGAGCCTGCTTCGAGCTGCGTTTGCCGGTGCTGGAAGACTGCGCCCTGCCGCCGCCCCCGGCCACCGGAACGATGGCGCTCTCCGACGACAGCCTGGCCGGCGTGCGGGTGCTGTTGGTGGACGATGAAGAGGATGCGCGCGAGGTGGGTCAGGTGGCCCTGAGCCGGCTGGGCGCGAAGGTGCGCGTGGCGGGCAGCGCGGCCGAAGCGCTGGCCGTGCTGAACGACGAACGCTTCGACCTGCTGGTGTCCGACATCGGCATGCCCGACATGGACGGCCGGTCCCTGATCCGCGAAGTGCGCCGCATGCCCGGCGGCAGCGCGGCCGATCTGCCTGCCGTGGCACTCACCGCCTTCGCGATGGTGTCGGACCGGCAGGAAGGCCTCGCCGCCGGCTTCCAGGGCTATGTGGCCAAGCCGATCGAGTTGGGCACCCTCACCCGCGCCATCCGCGAGGCGCTGGACGGCCGCACCTGCTGA
- a CDS encoding response regulator: MLKPILLVEDDARDLELTLVALERSQLANEVIVVRDGAEALDYLNREGAHAERAEGNPAVILLDLKLPKVNGLEVLKTVRATESLKSVPVVMLTSSQTESDVVQSYALGVNAYVVKPVEFQRFVAAIADLGVFWAVLNEPPPGSLRSSRRYE; the protein is encoded by the coding sequence ATGCTCAAGCCCATCCTTCTCGTCGAAGACGACGCCCGCGACCTCGAACTCACCCTGGTGGCGCTCGAACGCAGCCAACTGGCCAATGAAGTCATCGTGGTGCGAGACGGTGCCGAGGCGCTGGACTATCTCAACCGCGAAGGCGCCCACGCCGAGCGCGCCGAAGGCAACCCGGCGGTCATCCTGCTGGACCTGAAGCTGCCCAAGGTCAACGGGCTGGAAGTGCTGAAGACGGTGCGCGCCACCGAGTCGCTGAAATCCGTGCCGGTGGTGATGCTCACCTCCTCCCAGACCGAATCCGACGTGGTGCAGAGCTACGCGCTGGGCGTGAATGCCTATGTGGTCAAGCCGGTGGAGTTCCAGCGCTTTGTCGCGGCCATCGCCGACCTCGGCGTGTTCTGGGCCGTGTTGAATGAACCGCCCCCCGGCTCGCTGCGCTCGTCCCGCCGTTATGAGTGA
- a CDS encoding ATP-binding protein, with protein sequence MTAAPTISDADLASCASEPIRIPGAIQPHGWLVVADALTGRLVAYSRNWPDLLKAPDNEVDAAIHDLLSPIVQTRHTLVDGEGPVSCGPLIAGGRRLHVSGHRLGELTYFELETEAEDAGPRAPIYSLARHLVPLMQRTDSVDALCRLVVNEMKRLTGFGRCLAYRFDAEGHGEVLAEARDADYDAYAGHHFPAADIPSQARELYRINHIRLIPDADYQPVPVRFVDGREPTSLDLSQAALRSVSPVHLQYMRNMGTLASMSVSIIVDGQLWGLVSCHNHAPRHLSWQVRMACEHLGQLLSLQIEAKEENERVSEQLRLRQLTLAIVAHLSDSDATLQRLMAEPGPLLRLGRATGAAVILNDQCWSVGETPAAGALIQLGQWLGNRIDEVDHTDRLATDAPALADALGGAAGLLAISISKLHRHYIVWFRPEIVQTIVWAGDPRKELDNPKGRLHPRLSFASWRQQLGGRSLPWTQGEVHAVQELRQALIGIVLRRAEEMAEVAMELGRVNKELEAFSYTVSHDLRAPMRHIAGFVDLVVEMEGAGLSERSRRYLTHVKEASAHAGQLVDALLDFSRMGRSAIKPVSLNTEHLVDDLIAEHNAQHGAQHSAQHGAQHSALQSPPRSADANGAAREAPIEWTVHRPLPRLWGDPVLLQVAVRNLISNAVKYSRQRHPARITIEPVQNEHGVGLSISDNGVGFQMKYVGKLFGVFQRLHQNEAFEGTGIGLASVRRIVERHGGQVDAWGAPDEGARFTFVLPTREMAAAPSTAPAPPSVDRSSALAALMSSALSAQSPPPRSTDPH encoded by the coding sequence ATGACCGCCGCGCCCACCATTTCCGACGCTGACCTGGCGAGCTGCGCCAGCGAGCCGATCCGCATTCCCGGTGCCATCCAGCCGCATGGCTGGCTGGTGGTGGCGGATGCGCTGACCGGACGCCTGGTGGCCTACAGCCGAAATTGGCCCGACCTGCTGAAAGCGCCCGACAACGAGGTCGACGCCGCGATCCACGACCTGTTGAGCCCGATCGTCCAGACCCGCCACACGCTGGTGGATGGCGAAGGTCCGGTCTCCTGCGGACCGCTGATCGCCGGCGGCCGCCGCCTGCATGTGTCCGGCCACCGCCTGGGCGAACTCACCTATTTCGAGCTGGAAACCGAAGCGGAAGACGCCGGCCCCCGCGCGCCGATCTACAGCCTGGCCCGTCATCTGGTGCCCTTGATGCAGCGCACCGATTCGGTCGACGCGCTGTGCCGCCTGGTCGTCAACGAAATGAAACGGCTGACCGGCTTCGGTCGCTGCCTGGCCTACCGCTTCGATGCCGAGGGCCATGGCGAGGTCCTGGCCGAAGCGCGTGATGCGGATTACGACGCCTACGCCGGTCACCACTTTCCGGCGGCGGACATCCCCAGCCAGGCGCGCGAGCTCTACCGCATCAACCACATCCGACTGATCCCGGATGCGGACTACCAGCCGGTGCCGGTGCGCTTTGTCGATGGTCGCGAGCCCACCTCGCTCGACCTCTCCCAGGCGGCGCTGCGCAGCGTCTCGCCGGTGCATCTGCAGTACATGCGCAACATGGGCACGCTGGCCTCGATGTCGGTGTCCATCATCGTCGACGGCCAACTCTGGGGTCTGGTCTCCTGCCACAACCACGCGCCGCGCCACCTGTCCTGGCAGGTGCGCATGGCTTGCGAGCATCTGGGGCAGTTGCTCTCGCTTCAGATCGAGGCCAAGGAAGAAAACGAACGGGTCAGCGAACAGCTGCGATTGCGCCAGCTGACCCTGGCCATCGTCGCCCACCTGTCTGACAGCGACGCCACACTGCAACGCCTGATGGCCGAGCCCGGGCCGCTGCTGCGCCTGGGTCGGGCCACCGGTGCGGCGGTGATCCTCAACGACCAGTGCTGGTCGGTGGGCGAGACCCCGGCGGCCGGCGCCCTGATCCAGCTCGGCCAATGGCTGGGCAACCGCATCGACGAGGTCGACCACACCGACCGCCTCGCCACCGACGCCCCGGCCCTGGCCGACGCGCTGGGCGGCGCGGCCGGGTTGCTGGCCATCTCGATCTCCAAGCTGCATCGCCACTACATCGTCTGGTTCCGACCGGAGATCGTGCAGACCATCGTCTGGGCGGGTGATCCGCGCAAGGAGCTGGACAACCCGAAAGGCCGGCTGCATCCGCGCCTGAGTTTCGCCAGCTGGCGTCAGCAACTGGGGGGCCGCTCGCTGCCCTGGACCCAGGGCGAGGTGCATGCGGTGCAGGAGCTGCGTCAGGCGCTGATCGGCATCGTGCTGCGGCGTGCCGAGGAGATGGCGGAAGTGGCCATGGAGCTGGGGCGGGTGAACAAGGAGCTCGAAGCGTTCTCCTACACCGTGTCCCACGACCTTCGCGCGCCGATGCGGCACATCGCCGGTTTCGTCGACCTGGTGGTGGAGATGGAAGGGGCCGGCCTGTCCGAACGTTCCCGGCGTTATCTCACCCATGTGAAGGAAGCCTCCGCCCATGCGGGGCAACTCGTCGATGCGCTGCTGGATTTCTCGCGCATGGGGCGCTCGGCCATCAAGCCGGTGTCCCTCAACACCGAGCATCTGGTGGACGACCTGATCGCCGAACACAACGCACAGCACGGCGCTCAGCACAGCGCACAACACGGCGCACAACACAGCGCCCTGCAAAGCCCGCCCCGGTCCGCCGACGCGAACGGCGCGGCCCGGGAAGCGCCCATCGAGTGGACCGTTCACCGGCCGCTGCCGCGTCTGTGGGGCGATCCGGTGCTGCTGCAGGTCGCCGTGCGCAACCTGATCAGCAATGCGGTCAAGTACAGCCGCCAGCGGCATCCGGCGCGCATCACCATCGAACCGGTCCAGAACGAGCACGGCGTGGGCCTGAGCATTTCGGACAACGGCGTCGGCTTCCAGATGAAGTACGTCGGCAAGCTGTTCGGCGTCTTCCAGCGGCTGCATCAGAACGAGGCCTTCGAAGGCACCGGCATCGGACTGGCGAGCGTGCGCCGCATCGTGGAACGCCACGGCGGCCAGGTCGATGCCTGGGGCGCTCCCGACGAAGGCGCCCGTTTCACCTTCGTGCTGCCCACCCGCGAGATGGCGGCCGCCCCATCCACAGCGCCGGCGCCACCGTCGGTCGATCGCTCATCGGCCCTGGCCGCGTTGATGTCTTCCGCGCTGTCGGCACAATCTCCTCCTCCCCGTTCCACCGATCCGCACTGA
- a CDS encoding biliverdin-producing heme oxygenase gives MTTDDDLLPRLRRSTGSLHQRIEEVLRLESPMPLARYGQVLHGFHEFLQLWEPRVRAALPESLHGWFDLRRRSPLAARDLRHLNPPVAPEWREAARVAQDQIQLESPAQALGALYVIEGSALGGQVLTPQLAALHGLSPERGLSYFHGFGDRTGAMWREFRQLLTREVGETPEQIDAACRAAMQTFQALITTFEGLDPIEAMTRPSLTHTAPPAAPTGRGVPTPPLPASGSPHLAAPADTAPDHPGRAAAGDDPSERRPCCASAP, from the coding sequence ATGACGACCGACGACGACTTGCTACCCCGACTGCGCCGCAGCACCGGTTCCCTTCACCAGCGGATCGAGGAGGTGCTGCGTCTGGAGTCCCCCATGCCGCTGGCCCGGTACGGCCAGGTGCTGCACGGATTCCATGAATTTCTGCAGCTTTGGGAGCCCCGTGTACGCGCGGCGCTGCCCGAGTCGCTGCACGGCTGGTTCGACCTGCGTCGCCGCAGCCCGCTCGCCGCGCGCGACCTCCGCCACTTGAACCCGCCTGTGGCGCCCGAGTGGCGCGAGGCGGCCCGCGTCGCGCAGGATCAGATCCAGCTGGAGTCACCCGCGCAGGCGCTGGGGGCGCTCTATGTGATCGAAGGCTCCGCGCTGGGTGGCCAGGTGCTGACGCCGCAATTGGCGGCCCTGCATGGGCTGTCGCCAGAACGTGGGCTCAGCTATTTCCATGGCTTCGGCGATCGCACCGGCGCGATGTGGCGCGAATTTCGACAACTGCTCACCCGCGAGGTGGGCGAAACCCCCGAACAGATCGACGCCGCTTGCCGCGCCGCGATGCAAACCTTCCAGGCGCTGATCACCACCTTCGAAGGGCTCGACCCGATCGAGGCGATGACGCGGCCTTCCTTGACCCACACTGCGCCCCCGGCGGCCCCGACCGGACGCGGCGTGCCCACCCCGCCCCTCCCCGCATCCGGCTCCCCGCACCTTGCCGCCCCGGCGGACACGGCGCCTGACCACCCCGGACGGGCAGCGGCGGGTGACGACCCGTCGGAACGCCGTCCTTGCTGCGCCTCGGCGCCTTGA
- a CDS encoding response regulator: MPYAVIVDDNLESSETLAILLEMEGYDAATAASLGEARRRLAEHRPDVLILDRALPDGQGMDFIEEALRDGPMTVVLLTGLSDAADAAEAVRRGAAAYLVKPTTIDQLKAVLDQAASRTTSQV, from the coding sequence ATGCCGTACGCCGTCATCGTCGACGATAACCTTGAATCCAGCGAGACCCTGGCCATCCTTCTCGAGATGGAGGGCTATGACGCCGCGACGGCCGCGTCGCTGGGCGAAGCGCGCCGGCGGCTGGCCGAGCATCGGCCGGATGTGCTGATCCTGGACCGGGCGCTGCCGGACGGCCAAGGCATGGACTTCATTGAAGAGGCCTTGCGAGACGGCCCGATGACCGTGGTGCTGCTGACCGGCCTGTCCGACGCCGCCGACGCCGCCGAAGCGGTGCGCCGCGGCGCGGCCGCCTACCTGGTCAAACCGACGACCATCGACCAGCTCAAGGCGGTGCTCGATCAGGCAGCGTCGCGCACGACCTCGCAGGTCTGA
- a CDS encoding sigma-54-dependent transcriptional regulator, with product MFEGYKVVFVEDDLPVRVSLTQTLELEGLSVIPCRSAEEALPHVQPGAQIVLITDVRLPGMDGRALLAHVQATDPDIPVILITAHGDVQMAVQAMRTGAYDFIEKPFAPERLLDTTRRALDLRMLRHSADELRQQLQRASGIEAALLGRSASMQQLRRQVLNLASTSADVMILGETGTGKELVARCLHDQSPRRDRHFVAINCGGLPEALFESELFGHEPGSFTSAAKRRIGKIEHANGGTLLLDEIETMPMPLQIKLLRVLQERRIERLGSNEELPINVRFIAASKADLRELGDRGQFRNDLYYRLDIATLQLPPLRDRREDIPLLFEHFVAQACVRYEREAPELTPEKLRELMAHDWPGNVREIRNAADRFVLALDDLDRQEALRDLPSLHLARQMELVEKALIEQALRRTQGKVPAAMELLGTPRKTLYDKLNRHGIQLDDFR from the coding sequence ATGTTTGAGGGCTACAAGGTCGTGTTCGTCGAGGACGACCTGCCGGTGCGGGTCAGCCTGACCCAGACCCTGGAACTGGAGGGCCTGTCGGTGATCCCCTGCCGATCGGCCGAGGAAGCCCTGCCCCATGTGCAGCCGGGCGCGCAGATCGTCCTCATCACCGATGTGCGCCTGCCGGGCATGGACGGCCGCGCTCTGCTCGCTCATGTGCAGGCGACCGATCCCGACATCCCCGTCATCCTGATCACCGCCCATGGCGATGTGCAGATGGCGGTGCAGGCCATGCGCACCGGCGCCTACGACTTCATCGAGAAGCCCTTCGCGCCGGAGCGTCTGCTCGACACCACCCGCCGCGCGCTGGACCTTCGCATGCTGCGCCATTCCGCCGACGAACTGCGCCAGCAGCTGCAGCGCGCCAGCGGCATCGAGGCGGCCTTGCTGGGCCGCTCGGCCTCGATGCAGCAACTGCGTCGCCAGGTGCTGAACCTGGCCTCCACCTCGGCCGACGTGATGATCCTCGGCGAGACCGGCACCGGCAAGGAGCTGGTGGCCCGTTGCCTGCACGATCAGAGCCCGCGGCGGGATCGGCACTTCGTCGCCATCAATTGCGGCGGTCTGCCGGAGGCCTTGTTCGAAAGTGAATTGTTCGGTCATGAGCCGGGTTCGTTCACCTCGGCGGCCAAGCGGCGCATCGGCAAGATCGAGCATGCCAACGGCGGCACCTTGCTGCTCGACGAGATCGAAACCATGCCGATGCCGCTGCAGATCAAGCTGCTGCGGGTGCTGCAGGAACGCCGCATCGAGCGGCTGGGCTCGAACGAGGAATTGCCGATCAATGTCCGCTTCATTGCCGCCAGCAAGGCGGACCTGCGCGAGCTCGGCGATCGCGGCCAATTCCGCAACGACCTCTATTACCGGCTGGACATCGCCACCTTGCAGCTACCGCCGCTGCGCGACCGGCGTGAGGACATTCCGCTGCTGTTCGAGCATTTCGTGGCCCAGGCCTGCGTGCGCTATGAACGGGAGGCGCCGGAGCTGACGCCGGAGAAGCTGCGCGAGCTCATGGCCCACGACTGGCCGGGCAATGTGCGCGAGATCCGCAATGCCGCCGACCGCTTCGTGCTGGCGCTGGATGACCTCGATCGCCAGGAAGCCCTGCGCGACCTGCCCAGCCTGCACCTGGCCCGTCAGATGGAGCTGGTGGAGAAGGCGCTGATCGAGCAGGCCCTGCGGCGCACGCAGGGCAAGGTGCCGGCCGCCATGGAGCTGCTCGGCACCCCGCGCAAAACGCTCTATGACAAGCTCAACCGGCACGGGATCCAGCTGGACGATTTCCGCTGA
- a CDS encoding sensor histidine kinase → MGRPSFYLYLTAVLMMLGLVFGHRLSERAGLIQLSALATERLELYASNLSTELSRHAYLPSLLAIDDRVTTLLQRPDDEALRGQVGQMLARVNVRAGTTQIFLSDAEGQVLAASEAVTPPPRLAQAIAQDRHHFFASDAGDGVASTNFYLLQAVRRQQRLLGVIVVKLNLAPLEATWVDLGLRSQGERILVADDQGVVIMSSVEAWKYAVLNQADDAQRDQLQASARYPRAVGPDLGLPAVLEAYDSRLVRAPAPANTTLLAQERQLLPLGLRLLALSDLSEVRRQARLAAWSGAAFGAAIGMLLLYLASRRKTLRQLFLAKTELQDAHVQLERTVDERTVELRRANDELKDQINQRRQAEGELLQTSKLAVLGQMSAGLSHEVNQPLTALRALARNSQRLLEAGRTQAVADNLQTMDEMVERMAQITRQLKSFARKAEQVNAAVPLLACVRNAQLLLEHRTRALDLRIDVAVPGGLRVRAEGNRLEQVLVNLFANAIDAMVADPTAPLGPAASRELADDLPTGASPAAQPAQAAHASHEGLHDTADAPLSTSSAVSHRLRIEAVPLDDGRRALIKVQDSGPGLADDHLQRLFEPFFTTKPAGEGLGLGLVISSKIVHEFGGTLRAQRLEQGMSFEFDLSVDTWQAEEETYV, encoded by the coding sequence TTGGGGCGGCCGAGTTTCTATCTCTATCTGACCGCGGTGCTGATGATGCTGGGGCTGGTGTTCGGTCACCGGCTCAGCGAACGCGCCGGCCTGATCCAGCTCTCTGCGCTCGCCACCGAACGGCTGGAGCTGTATGCCTCCAACCTGTCGACCGAACTGAGCCGCCACGCCTATCTGCCCAGCCTGCTGGCGATCGATGACCGGGTGACCACGCTGCTGCAGCGCCCGGACGATGAGGCCCTGCGGGGGCAAGTCGGCCAGATGCTGGCGCGGGTCAATGTGCGGGCCGGCACCACCCAGATCTTCCTGTCCGATGCCGAGGGCCAGGTGCTGGCCGCCAGCGAGGCGGTCACCCCGCCGCCGCGGCTGGCCCAGGCGATCGCGCAGGACCGCCACCATTTCTTTGCCTCCGATGCGGGCGATGGCGTGGCCAGCACCAATTTCTATCTGCTGCAGGCGGTGCGCCGCCAGCAGCGTCTGCTGGGCGTCATTGTGGTCAAGCTCAACCTGGCGCCGCTGGAAGCCACCTGGGTGGACCTGGGCCTGCGTTCCCAGGGCGAGCGCATCCTGGTGGCCGATGACCAGGGCGTGGTGATCATGAGTTCGGTCGAAGCCTGGAAGTACGCCGTGCTCAACCAGGCGGACGACGCCCAGCGCGATCAGTTGCAGGCCAGCGCGCGATACCCCCGTGCGGTCGGCCCGGACCTCGGCCTGCCCGCCGTGCTGGAGGCCTACGACAGCCGACTGGTGCGCGCCCCGGCGCCCGCCAACACCACCCTGCTGGCCCAGGAGCGGCAGCTGCTGCCGCTGGGCCTGCGCTTGCTCGCGCTGTCCGACCTGTCGGAGGTGCGTCGACAGGCGCGGCTCGCCGCCTGGAGCGGCGCCGCCTTCGGTGCGGCCATCGGCATGCTGCTGCTCTATCTCGCTTCACGCCGCAAGACGCTGCGTCAGCTGTTCCTGGCCAAGACGGAACTGCAGGATGCGCATGTGCAGCTGGAACGCACGGTGGATGAACGCACTGTCGAACTACGCCGGGCCAACGACGAATTGAAGGACCAGATCAACCAGCGCCGGCAAGCCGAAGGGGAATTGCTGCAGACCAGCAAGCTGGCGGTGCTGGGGCAGATGTCCGCCGGCCTGTCGCATGAAGTCAACCAGCCGCTGACCGCCTTGCGGGCCCTGGCGCGCAACTCGCAGCGCCTGCTCGAAGCCGGCCGCACCCAGGCGGTGGCCGACAACCTGCAGACCATGGATGAGATGGTCGAGCGCATGGCGCAGATCACCCGGCAGCTCAAGAGCTTCGCCCGCAAGGCCGAGCAGGTGAATGCGGCCGTGCCGCTGCTGGCCTGCGTGCGCAACGCGCAGCTGCTGCTGGAGCACCGCACCCGCGCGCTGGATCTGCGCATCGACGTCGCCGTGCCCGGCGGCCTGCGCGTGCGGGCAGAGGGCAATCGGCTGGAGCAGGTGCTGGTCAATCTGTTCGCCAATGCGATCGACGCGATGGTGGCCGATCCGACCGCGCCGCTCGGCCCGGCGGCGTCGCGCGAGTTGGCGGATGACCTGCCCACCGGCGCGTCGCCAGCAGCGCAACCAGCGCAAGCCGCCCACGCGTCTCACGAAGGCCTCCACGATACGGCCGACGCCCCCTTGTCGACGTCCTCGGCGGTCAGCCATCGGCTGCGGATCGAAGCCGTGCCGCTGGACGACGGCCGACGCGCGCTGATCAAGGTGCAGGACAGCGGTCCCGGGCTGGCGGACGATCATCTGCAGCGGCTGTTCGAGCCCTTCTTCACCACCAAGCCGGCGGGCGAAGGGCTGGGGCTGGGGCTGGTGATTTCATCCAAGATCGTTCACGAGTTCGGCGGCACGCTGCGTGCGCAGCGCCTCGAACAAGGCATGAGTTTCGAGTTCGACCTGAGCGTCGACACCTGGCAGGCGGAGGAAGAGACATATGTTTGA
- a CDS encoding branched-chain amino acid ABC transporter permease, with product MEILFQQIINGLVLGSMYALVALGYTMVYGIINLINFAHGEVLMVGALVSWTVVTALAGLGLPGWLLMIIALVCAVVVCMVLNFAIEKIAYRPLRNAPRLAPLITAMGMSLLLQTLAMIIWKPNPKPFPQLLPTEPIQIAGAVITVTQVLILVSTVVILGGLLFLVNHTKMGRAMRATAENPRVAALMGVKPDAVISLTFIIGAALAAVAGLMWAANYGTVQHSMGFMPGLKAFTAAVLGGIGNLAGAMVGGVLLGLIEAIGAGYLGDLTGGVLGSHYADIFAFVALILVLTLRPSGLLGERVADRA from the coding sequence ATGGAGATACTTTTTCAGCAGATCATCAACGGCTTGGTGCTGGGCAGCATGTATGCCCTGGTCGCACTGGGCTACACGATGGTGTATGGGATCATCAACCTCATCAACTTCGCGCACGGCGAGGTGCTGATGGTGGGCGCGCTGGTGAGCTGGACGGTGGTGACCGCGCTCGCCGGGCTGGGCCTGCCGGGCTGGCTGCTGATGATCATCGCGCTGGTGTGCGCGGTGGTGGTCTGCATGGTGCTCAACTTCGCGATCGAGAAGATCGCCTACCGGCCGCTGCGCAATGCGCCGCGCCTGGCGCCGCTGATCACCGCCATGGGCATGTCGCTGCTGCTGCAGACGCTGGCCATGATCATCTGGAAGCCGAACCCCAAGCCGTTCCCGCAACTGCTGCCCACCGAGCCGATCCAGATCGCCGGTGCGGTGATCACGGTGACCCAGGTGCTGATCCTGGTCTCGACGGTGGTCATCCTGGGCGGCCTGCTGTTCCTGGTGAACCACACCAAGATGGGCCGCGCGATGCGCGCCACCGCCGAGAACCCGCGGGTGGCTGCGCTGATGGGCGTCAAGCCCGATGCGGTGATCTCGCTGACCTTCATCATCGGCGCCGCGCTGGCGGCCGTGGCGGGTCTGATGTGGGCGGCCAACTACGGCACGGTGCAGCATTCGATGGGCTTCATGCCCGGACTGAAGGCCTTCACCGCCGCGGTGCTGGGCGGCATCGGCAACCTGGCCGGTGCGATGGTGGGCGGCGTGCTGCTGGGGCTGATCGAAGCCATCGGCGCCGGCTACCTCGGTGACCTGACCGGCGGCGTGCTGGGCAGCCATTACGCCGACATCTTTGCCTTCGTTGCGCTGATCCTGGTGCTGACGCTGCGTCCGTCCGGCCTGCTGGGCGAACGTGTCGCCGACCGCGCCTGA